Proteins co-encoded in one Bacteroidota bacterium genomic window:
- the pstB gene encoding phosphate ABC transporter ATP-binding protein, with the protein MIKLETINANVYYGASHALKNISMQLESNTVTALIGPSGCGKSTYLRLFNRMNDLIENIRIEGEILIDGKNIYQKGTNVDSLRKSTGMIFQKPNPFPKSIFENVAYGLRVNGISDAAFIQERVETSIQQVALWDEVKDKLKKSAFELSGGQQQRLCIARALAIQPSIILMDEPTSALDPISTSKIEELMYELKTKYTIVIVTHNMQQAARVSDKTAFFYLGELIEYSKTKELFTNPKIEKTQNYITGRFG; encoded by the coding sequence ATGATAAAGCTTGAAACAATAAATGCCAATGTGTATTACGGCGCTTCACATGCGTTAAAAAACATTTCGATGCAGCTCGAATCGAATACAGTTACTGCGCTTATTGGACCTTCAGGATGCGGGAAATCTACCTATTTGCGTTTGTTTAATCGCATGAACGACCTCATTGAAAATATCCGCATTGAAGGAGAAATTTTAATTGATGGCAAAAATATTTATCAAAAAGGAACCAATGTTGATAGCCTGAGAAAAAGTACCGGAATGATTTTTCAAAAACCGAATCCTTTTCCTAAATCTATTTTTGAAAATGTAGCTTATGGTCTTCGAGTGAATGGAATTAGCGATGCAGCATTTATTCAAGAGCGTGTTGAAACTTCAATACAGCAGGTTGCTTTGTGGGATGAAGTGAAGGATAAACTTAAAAAATCGGCTTTTGAATTATCGGGAGGACAACAGCAACGTTTGTGTATCGCAAGAGCGCTTGCTATTCAACCTTCGATTATTTTAATGGATGAACCAACTTCTGCATTGGATCCTATATCTACTTCTAAGATTGAAGAATTGATGTATGAGTTGAAAACGAAATACACCATTGTTATTGTTACACACAATATGCAACAAGCGGCGCGTGTTAGCGATAAAACTGCTTTCTTTTATTTAGGCGAATTAATTGAATACAGTAAAACCAAAGAATTGTTTACCAATCCTAAAATCGAAAAAACACAAAATTACATTACCGGAAGATTCGGATAA
- a CDS encoding alpha/beta fold hydrolase, with protein sequence MKRTLSFILWIFLSHTYAAGTAFQHPEGKFYKINGANLWTETIGKGDPLFLISGGPGGAHAGMHNFDALKDSCTLVYVDYFGRGKSDTAKSPTEYSIERDISDLEALRIAMKYEKINILGHSYGSIVAQLYALRYPQNVKHLIIANGFFSGEMWQENDDNSNHEIRENYPEVWERLMQARAEGAHSSHPLHQQIYGEVPYGFLYAYNPEKFRTSLDAKYPNKMNTKLYYQLVGDDGDFIIGGDIAKFDVRAQLKNLKMPVLVSAGRYDRVSVPIFALQYKKYCPQARFELFEYSGHNPQVEEPEKYFKIIREFLRK encoded by the coding sequence ATGAAAAGAACGCTCTCATTCATTCTGTGGATATTTTTGTCGCATACTTATGCCGCCGGCACTGCCTTCCAACATCCTGAAGGAAAATTTTACAAAATTAATGGAGCTAATTTATGGACCGAAACTATTGGTAAAGGTGATCCACTATTTCTTATAAGTGGCGGACCGGGTGGGGCACATGCAGGAATGCATAATTTTGATGCGCTGAAAGATTCTTGCACTTTGGTGTATGTCGATTATTTTGGAAGAGGAAAATCAGACACAGCAAAATCGCCTACAGAGTATAGCATTGAGCGCGACATTAGTGATTTGGAGGCTTTACGAATTGCCATGAAGTATGAAAAAATTAATATTTTGGGACATTCATACGGAAGTATTGTGGCGCAATTGTATGCGCTGCGTTATCCTCAAAATGTAAAACACCTGATTATCGCCAATGGTTTTTTTAGTGGCGAAATGTGGCAGGAAAACGATGATAATTCGAATCACGAAATTAGAGAAAACTATCCTGAAGTATGGGAACGTTTAATGCAAGCCCGTGCTGAAGGTGCACATTCTTCTCATCCATTACACCAGCAAATTTACGGTGAAGTACCCTATGGATTTTTATATGCTTACAATCCCGAAAAATTTCGCACTAGTTTAGATGCGAAATATCCTAATAAAATGAATACCAAATTGTATTACCAACTGGTAGGCGATGATGGAGATTTTATAATTGGCGGTGATATCGCAAAATTTGATGTACGTGCACAATTAAAAAATTTAAAAATGCCGGTGCTTGTTTCTGCTGGGCGCTACGATAGAGTATCGGTTCCAATTTTTGCCTTGCAGTATAAAAAATATTGTCCGCAAGCAAGGTTTGAACTATTCGAATATTCGGGCCATAATCCACAAGTGGAAGAACCTGAAAAGTACTTTAAAATTATTCGCGAGTTTTTACGAAAATAA
- a CDS encoding helix-turn-helix transcriptional regulator produces MLKEVSPKEKKTLLKFGKHLRELRLAKGLTQEKLNFKADLSKNAVGLIERGEINCSILTLEALAQGLDISLKKLIDFE; encoded by the coding sequence ATGTTGAAAGAAGTTAGTCCTAAAGAAAAAAAGACTTTATTAAAGTTTGGTAAGCACCTTCGAGAATTGCGTTTGGCAAAGGGACTAACTCAAGAAAAATTAAATTTCAAAGCTGATCTTTCAAAAAATGCCGTGGGCCTAATTGAGCGAGGAGAAATTAATTGTTCTATACTCACATTGGAAGCCTTGGCGCAAGGATTGGATATTTCGCTGAAAAAATTAATTGATTTTGAGTAA
- the lepA gene encoding elongation factor 4: MKNIRNFCIIAHIDHGKSTLADRLLEYTNTISKRDQQAQILDDMDLERERGITIKSHAIQMDYSLNGEKYVLNLIDTPGHVDFSYEVSRSIAACEGALLIVDAAQGIQAQTISNLYLALENDLEIIPILNKIDLPSANPEEVKDQIVDLLGCKREEIMAASGKTGMGVHEILEQIVHRIPPPKGNEQGPLQALIFDSVFNSFRGIIAYFKVVNGEMRKGDKVKFFATGKEYNADEIGVLRLKQEPRNSVKTGDVGYIISGIKEAKEVKVGDTITNVMNPCEAAIQGFEDVKPMVFAGIYPVDTEDYEELRYSMEKLQLNDASLTWEPESSAALGFGFRCGFLGMLHMEIIQERLEREFNMTVITTVPNVSYYAYTTRGEKLIVNNPSDLPDPSTIDYVEEPYIKAQIITKAEFTGGIMTLCIGKRGILKNQVYLTQERVELNFELPLGEVVFDFYDKLKTISKGYASFDYSPLEYRQSNLVKLDILLNSEQVDALSALIHKDNAYEFGKKICEKLKELIPRQQFEIPIQAAIGAKIIARETIRALRKDVTAKCYGGDISRKRKLLEKQKEGKKRMRQVGSVEIPQSAFMAVLKLD, from the coding sequence GTGAAAAACATTCGTAATTTTTGCATCATTGCCCACATCGATCACGGGAAAAGTACCCTTGCTGATCGCTTGTTGGAATATACTAACACCATTAGCAAACGCGACCAGCAAGCACAAATACTGGACGATATGGATCTTGAGCGTGAGCGAGGAATTACTATTAAAAGCCACGCCATTCAAATGGATTATAGCCTTAACGGCGAAAAATATGTTTTGAATTTAATTGATACTCCCGGTCACGTTGATTTTAGCTATGAAGTTTCGCGCTCCATTGCTGCTTGCGAAGGAGCCTTATTGATTGTTGATGCTGCACAAGGAATTCAGGCACAGACCATTTCTAACCTTTACCTGGCTTTAGAAAATGATTTAGAGATTATCCCTATTTTAAATAAAATTGATTTACCTAGCGCCAATCCTGAAGAAGTAAAAGATCAGATTGTTGATTTATTGGGTTGTAAACGCGAAGAAATTATGGCTGCCAGCGGTAAAACCGGTATGGGAGTTCACGAAATTTTGGAACAAATTGTACACCGCATTCCTCCTCCAAAAGGCAATGAACAAGGACCTTTGCAGGCATTGATTTTTGATTCGGTATTTAATTCCTTTCGTGGAATTATAGCCTATTTTAAAGTGGTGAACGGTGAGATGCGTAAAGGTGATAAAGTAAAGTTTTTTGCCACCGGAAAAGAATACAATGCCGATGAAATTGGTGTACTGCGTTTAAAGCAAGAACCTCGAAATAGCGTAAAAACCGGCGATGTTGGCTATATCATTTCAGGGATTAAAGAAGCCAAAGAAGTAAAAGTTGGTGATACCATTACCAATGTAATGAACCCTTGCGAAGCTGCCATACAAGGTTTTGAAGATGTGAAACCCATGGTATTTGCCGGTATTTATCCGGTTGATACAGAAGATTACGAAGAGTTGCGCTACAGCATGGAAAAGCTGCAATTGAATGATGCTTCTCTTACCTGGGAACCTGAATCATCAGCGGCTCTAGGTTTTGGATTCCGTTGCGGCTTTTTGGGAATGTTGCACATGGAAATTATTCAGGAGCGTTTGGAAAGAGAATTTAACATGACCGTTATTACTACTGTTCCCAACGTTTCGTATTATGCTTACACCACAAGAGGCGAAAAATTAATCGTAAACAATCCTAGCGACTTGCCTGATCCTAGTACCATTGATTACGTGGAAGAGCCCTATATTAAAGCACAAATCATTACCAAAGCAGAGTTTACAGGTGGCATCATGACTTTGTGTATTGGTAAGAGAGGTATATTAAAAAATCAGGTTTATCTTACACAAGAACGCGTAGAGTTAAACTTTGAATTGCCCTTAGGCGAAGTTGTTTTTGATTTTTATGATAAATTAAAAACAATCTCTAAAGGTTATGCTTCCTTTGATTATTCTCCACTGGAATACCGCCAGTCAAATTTAGTTAAGCTAGATATTCTTTTGAATAGCGAACAGGTAGATGCTTTATCTGCACTTATTCATAAAGATAATGCCTACGAATTTGGTAAGAAGATATGCGAGAAATTAAAAGAATTAATTCCGCGCCAACAGTTCGAAATTCCTATACAGGCAGCCATCGGAGCAAAAATTATTGCCCGCGAAACCATACGCGCATTGCGTAAGGACGTAACTGCAAAATGTTACGGAGGAGATATCTCGCGAAAGCGAAAATTGCTTGAAAAGCAAAAAGAAGGAAAGAAAAGAATGCGTCAAGTAGGAAGTGTGGAAATTCCACAATCGGCTTTTATGGCTGTACTTAAGCTTGACTGA
- a CDS encoding phosphate ABC transporter substrate-binding protein has product MKTKSIFLAAILLISQFAKAQKLKGSDTVLPLAQKEAEVYMKTNKAAKLTVIGGGSGVGLAALIDGTTDIAMSSRKMKMSEKIKLSDAGKATKETTIAFDALAIIVHPSNKVNQLTREQLEGIFTGKIKNWKDVGGDDLSIVVYSRESSSGTYEFFKEHVLNNKNYASSVLSMPATGSIVQSISQTKGAIGYIGYAYVEKEVKALKVSFNKGKTFIAPSMTTAKDKSYPIIRPLYYYYLTSSERNVKPFVDFCLSAEGQGVVEKVGYIPLTK; this is encoded by the coding sequence ATGAAAACTAAAAGTATTTTTTTGGCTGCAATTCTATTAATTAGTCAATTTGCAAAAGCTCAAAAATTAAAAGGAAGTGATACCGTTTTACCTTTAGCACAAAAGGAAGCCGAAGTTTACATGAAAACAAATAAGGCAGCCAAACTAACTGTAATTGGAGGAGGAAGCGGAGTTGGTCTAGCTGCATTAATTGATGGTACTACCGATATTGCAATGTCATCACGTAAAATGAAAATGAGTGAAAAAATTAAATTGTCGGATGCAGGAAAAGCAACAAAGGAAACAACCATTGCTTTTGATGCCTTGGCCATTATAGTACATCCGTCGAATAAAGTGAATCAACTTACCAGAGAACAACTGGAAGGAATTTTTACGGGTAAAATTAAAAATTGGAAAGATGTTGGTGGCGATGATTTGAGTATAGTTGTTTACTCACGTGAATCGAGCTCAGGTACCTACGAATTTTTTAAAGAGCATGTACTTAATAATAAAAATTATGCAAGTTCAGTTTTAAGTATGCCGGCAACCGGAAGTATCGTGCAATCAATTAGTCAAACCAAAGGAGCTATTGGATATATTGGTTATGCTTATGTTGAAAAAGAAGTAAAGGCGTTAAAAGTATCTTTCAATAAAGGAAAAACATTTATTGCACCAAGCATGACAACTGCAAAGGATAAAAGCTATCCAATTATACGCCCTTTGTATTATTACTATTTAACAAGCTCAGAAAGAAATGTAAAACCATTTGTTGATTTTTGTTTATCAGCTGAAGGGCAAGGGGTAGTTGAAAAAGTTGGTTACATTCCATTGACAAAGTAA
- the pstC gene encoding phosphate ABC transporter permease subunit PstC translates to MQSSSKKFSERFIEGLLLISSSITSLTVVLIVLFLFKEGLGLFSHSAIEEGNVIAVNKNNQVSVLSAEQLKDIFDQKIVNWKELGGSNDSIILFRLEDISNYYSDEQIGENFEHLPECISKLNDSISGIISFFPDKYWTTGFKGKKIEFNKITIKEVFAGKEWFPTAHPAAQLGIAPLLLGTLWVSLGAILLALPLGLASAVYLSEIANKKVRSILKPLIELLAGIPSVVYGFFGLVVIVPLIQQLFNLPVGETGLAGSIILGIMALPTIITISEDAMNTTPRAMKEASLALGASKWQTIYKIVIPYSISGITAAAILGIGRAIGETMAVLMVTGNAAIIPHSLLEPVRTIPATIAAELGEAPAGGLHYKALFALGCILFVITLIINLIVEFISSRKKYQNS, encoded by the coding sequence TTGCAATCATCTTCAAAAAAATTTTCGGAGCGATTCATAGAAGGACTATTATTAATAAGCAGTTCAATAACTAGCTTAACGGTGGTATTAATAGTTCTTTTTTTATTTAAAGAAGGACTTGGTCTTTTTTCACATTCGGCAATTGAAGAAGGAAATGTAATAGCTGTAAATAAAAACAATCAAGTAAGCGTTTTATCTGCTGAACAATTAAAAGATATCTTTGATCAAAAAATTGTCAATTGGAAAGAGCTTGGAGGAAGCAATGATTCAATTATTTTGTTTCGGTTAGAGGATATTTCCAACTACTACAGTGACGAACAAATTGGTGAAAATTTCGAACACCTTCCGGAATGTATTAGTAAGCTAAACGACAGCATTTCGGGCATCATTTCTTTTTTTCCTGATAAGTATTGGACTACTGGTTTTAAAGGAAAAAAAATTGAATTTAATAAGATTACCATCAAAGAAGTTTTCGCCGGTAAAGAGTGGTTTCCAACAGCCCATCCAGCAGCACAATTAGGAATTGCACCATTGCTATTAGGAACGCTATGGGTAAGTTTGGGTGCTATCTTACTTGCATTACCACTTGGGTTGGCAAGCGCAGTTTACCTCAGTGAAATTGCAAATAAAAAAGTACGATCCATTTTAAAACCTCTTATCGAACTTTTGGCAGGAATACCATCAGTGGTTTATGGATTTTTTGGATTGGTAGTAATTGTTCCCTTAATTCAACAACTATTTAATTTGCCGGTTGGCGAAACGGGTTTGGCAGGAAGTATTATTCTTGGAATTATGGCTTTACCCACTATCATTACTATCTCTGAAGATGCCATGAATACTACACCACGTGCGATGAAGGAAGCTAGTTTGGCACTGGGAGCAAGTAAATGGCAAACCATTTATAAAATCGTAATTCCTTATTCTATTTCGGGAATAACAGCTGCTGCTATTTTAGGTATTGGTCGTGCCATTGGCGAAACAATGGCTGTATTAATGGTTACCGGAAACGCAGCTATAATACCACATAGTTTACTTGAGCCGGTTCGCACCATTCCGGCAACAATTGCGGCCGAACTTGGAGAAGCTCCTGCCGGTGGTTTACACTATAAAGCCTTATTTGCACTCGGGTGTATTTTGTTTGTAATTACCTTAATCATTAATTTGATTGTTGAATTTATTTCGAGTCGTAAAAAATATCAAAACAGTTAA
- the pstA gene encoding phosphate ABC transporter permease PstA, whose translation MNLPDENKLEKLKKRRQRIAFIILGTIGYSIVAILISILTFIIVKGISVISWDFLTSMPEEGMTKGGIFPAILGSFYLVTGSIIVAFPIGIMAAICMNEYVKHGTAKKIIKQMTNNLAGVPSIVFGLFGMALFVNKLGFGDSIIAGSFTLGLLILPIIIRTTEEALKSVDDTFRQASIGLGASKWQTTKNVVLPIAFPKIITGMILSIGRVSGETAPILFTVAAYFLPRLPQSMFDQAMALPYHLYVLATSGTNISESRPMAYGTALVLVVIVLFTNLLANALRKYFSNKVKMN comes from the coding sequence ATGAACTTACCTGACGAAAATAAATTAGAGAAACTTAAAAAAAGGAGACAGCGCATTGCCTTTATTATTCTAGGTACAATCGGATATTCCATTGTTGCTATTCTTATCAGTATTTTGACTTTTATAATTGTAAAAGGAATTTCAGTTATCAGTTGGGATTTTCTTACTTCAATGCCCGAAGAGGGGATGACGAAAGGTGGAATATTTCCGGCTATTTTAGGAAGCTTTTATTTAGTAACAGGAAGCATTATTGTGGCTTTCCCGATAGGAATTATGGCTGCTATTTGCATGAATGAATATGTAAAACACGGCACTGCAAAAAAAATTATTAAGCAAATGACGAATAATCTTGCAGGTGTTCCTTCCATTGTTTTTGGATTGTTTGGAATGGCATTATTCGTAAACAAATTGGGATTTGGAGATTCAATAATTGCTGGTTCATTTACCTTGGGTTTACTGATATTGCCCATCATTATTCGCACAACCGAAGAAGCACTTAAATCGGTTGACGATACTTTTCGTCAGGCAAGTATTGGATTAGGTGCGAGTAAGTGGCAAACAACAAAAAATGTAGTTTTACCAATTGCATTTCCAAAAATTATTACCGGAATGATTTTATCAATTGGAAGAGTATCGGGAGAAACAGCACCGATTTTATTTACGGTAGCGGCTTACTTTTTACCGCGATTGCCACAGAGTATGTTCGATCAGGCAATGGCCTTGCCTTATCATTTGTACGTATTGGCAACCAGTGGAACCAATATTTCGGAGTCGCGCCCAATGGCTTATGGAACTGCATTGGTGCTTGTAGTAATTGTGTTGTTTACCAATTTGCTCGCAAATGCTTTGCGAAAATATTTTAGCAATAAAGTAAAAATGAATTAG
- a CDS encoding T9SS type A sorting domain-containing protein produces the protein MKTITTLILVAFASLAAFAQPCTPNTKSLKFDGTSTYVDLGTAAGLAPDSAVTVEAWIKPAAFAINPWQNTVVSKDGWSAGEGGFVLRCGGNGILSFNIAGKTFAGASSSWKEAATPAASLTLNTWTHVAGTFDGATLKVFINGVQSGSFAFAGVIDKNAQYITRIGRLADNQGASQYRYFNGLIDEVRIWERALTAAELLANMNDQISPVGQSRLKGYWRMNDGSGNSAVDLINGANNGAITGGVWDNSVPFNAAVSASAISGASSVAPGTSSSYAVSTHVGSTYNWVVTNGTVTAGQGTSSATIQWGVAGAANVTLIESKGLCADTSILNLWVGTVGIASVSEKKSVTLSPNPVRDKAIFSFPEAKITTIKIMDMLGNEVSLLRTEAKSSLVFSTSGLNSGVYFYQVISDSKAISTGKLVVE, from the coding sequence ATGAAAACTATAACTACACTCATTCTCGTTGCATTTGCTTCATTAGCTGCATTTGCACAACCTTGTACTCCCAATACTAAATCCTTAAAATTCGACGGAACTAGTACCTATGTGGATTTAGGAACAGCAGCTGGTCTTGCTCCCGATTCCGCGGTCACCGTAGAAGCTTGGATAAAGCCTGCTGCATTTGCTATTAATCCTTGGCAAAATACAGTGGTAAGTAAAGATGGTTGGAGTGCCGGTGAAGGAGGTTTTGTATTGCGCTGTGGTGGAAACGGAATTCTTAGTTTTAACATTGCAGGAAAAACTTTTGCAGGAGCATCAAGCAGTTGGAAAGAAGCAGCTACTCCTGCCGCATCATTAACATTAAATACTTGGACACACGTTGCAGGAACATTTGATGGTGCTACGTTAAAAGTATTCATCAACGGTGTGCAATCCGGATCTTTTGCTTTTGCAGGAGTTATTGATAAAAATGCTCAATACATCACGCGCATTGGCCGATTAGCCGATAATCAAGGAGCCAGTCAGTATCGTTACTTTAATGGATTAATCGATGAAGTGCGTATTTGGGAAAGAGCACTTACCGCTGCAGAATTGCTAGCCAACATGAACGATCAAATTTCACCTGTTGGGCAAAGTCGACTTAAGGGCTATTGGCGCATGAATGATGGCAGTGGAAATTCAGCAGTTGATTTAATAAATGGTGCAAACAATGGTGCAATTACCGGTGGTGTTTGGGATAATTCAGTTCCTTTTAATGCAGCAGTAAGTGCAAGTGCTATTTCAGGTGCATCAAGTGTAGCTCCGGGTACTAGTAGCTCCTATGCAGTTAGTACGCATGTTGGAAGTACCTATAATTGGGTTGTAACAAACGGTACAGTTACAGCCGGACAAGGAACAAGTAGTGCAACTATTCAATGGGGTGTAGCCGGTGCAGCAAATGTAACTTTAATTGAAAGCAAAGGTCTTTGTGCCGATACATCCATATTGAATTTATGGGTTGGAACTGTGGGAATAGCATCTGTATCTGAAAAAAAATCGGTAACACTTTCTCCTAATCCTGTAAGAGACAAGGCCATATTTAGTTTTCCTGAAGCCAAAATCACGACCATTAAAATTATGGATATGCTTGGTAATGAAGTGAGCTTATTGCGAACCGAAGCAAAGTCTAGCTTGGTATTCTCAACAAGCGGCTTAAATTCAGGAGTTTATTTTTATCAGGTAATTAGTGATTCAAAAGCCATTTCAACCGGAAAATTGGTAGTCGAATAA
- the phoU gene encoding phosphate signaling complex protein PhoU — protein sequence MNHIDIETQQLKTELVEMWRLVVHQMKAALLVLAEFDKSKIESIQNTEKQVNELELKMDKACENIFALHNPVAGDLRLVLAMLRINTSLERIGDAAADVAKFVKKAGTFDFAPLLQSTQTLLMFEEANELLADVLDSFETENAVLALSIFKRDQTLNAMYKTARAIIIEEIKGDPQHVEDYLDLLTIIRKLERSGDQCKNIAEEIIFFVEAKVLKHNEEKYKGTSN from the coding sequence ATGAATCATATTGATATTGAAACACAACAACTCAAAACAGAATTAGTAGAAATGTGGCGTTTGGTAGTACACCAAATGAAAGCTGCTTTATTGGTGCTTGCTGAGTTTGATAAGTCGAAGATTGAATCGATTCAGAATACCGAAAAGCAGGTAAATGAGTTGGAATTAAAAATGGATAAAGCCTGCGAAAATATTTTTGCTTTGCACAATCCGGTTGCCGGCGATTTGCGATTGGTATTAGCTATGTTGCGCATTAATACTAGCCTTGAACGCATAGGTGATGCAGCTGCAGACGTTGCTAAATTTGTAAAAAAGGCCGGAACATTTGATTTTGCACCCTTATTACAAAGCACTCAAACCTTGTTGATGTTTGAAGAAGCAAATGAATTATTGGCGGATGTGCTTGATTCATTTGAAACAGAAAATGCGGTGCTTGCATTAAGTATTTTTAAAAGAGATCAAACCTTAAATGCAATGTATAAAACTGCAAGAGCAATTATCATTGAAGAAATAAAGGGCGATCCACAGCATGTTGAAGATTATTTAGACTTGCTAACAATTATCCGTAAACTCGAACGTAGCGGCGATCAGTGTAAAAATATTGCGGAGGAAATAATATTTTTTGTGGAAGCAAAAGTGCTTAAACACAACGAAGAAAAATACAAGGGTACTTCTAACTAG
- a CDS encoding 2-C-methyl-D-erythritol 4-phosphate cytidylyltransferase translates to MEKFVVLVAGGSGSRMQSALPKQFMLLANKPVLMHSIQAFYEYDKSIHIVVVLPKAQLEQWETICKEHSFHIPHQTIHGGATRFHSVQQGLSLVNAGSLVAVHDGVRPLVSRETISIVFSEAKKNGNAVPCIPLNDSIRELNKDSNRALFRENFRLVQTPQCFQSDILKKAFLQPYHESFTDCASVAEANGIKINLVAGNTENIKLTTPADFIIASAYLH, encoded by the coding sequence ATGGAAAAATTTGTAGTATTAGTTGCAGGAGGCAGTGGATCGCGCATGCAATCAGCTCTTCCCAAACAATTTATGTTGCTGGCAAACAAGCCGGTTTTAATGCATTCCATTCAAGCTTTTTATGAATATGATAAAAGCATTCACATCGTGGTGGTATTACCAAAAGCTCAACTGGAACAATGGGAAACTATTTGTAAGGAACATAGCTTTCACATTCCACATCAAACCATACATGGTGGTGCTACCCGATTTCATTCGGTGCAACAAGGTTTAAGTTTGGTTAATGCAGGAAGTTTGGTTGCCGTGCACGATGGTGTGCGCCCCCTAGTAAGCCGAGAAACCATTTCAATAGTTTTTTCTGAAGCCAAAAAAAATGGAAATGCAGTACCTTGCATTCCTCTGAATGATTCAATTAGAGAACTAAATAAAGACTCAAACCGCGCTTTGTTTCGCGAAAATTTTCGCTTGGTGCAAACACCCCAATGCTTTCAAAGCGATATCCTAAAAAAGGCATTTTTACAGCCTTACCACGAAAGTTTTACTGATTGTGCTTCGGTTGCTGAAGCAAACGGAATAAAAATAAACCTGGTTGCAGGGAATACCGAAAACATTAAACTAACTACACCGGCTGATTTTATTATTGCGAGTGCCTATTTACACTAG